The Corallococcus soli genome contains a region encoding:
- a CDS encoding Ppx/GppA phosphatase family protein: protein MAPSARPTPPPVLAAIDVGTNAVRLELARPDVDGSLETLHQERDPIRPGEGVFATGEMSPETADRLLSTLRRYAALCRRHKAQVRAVATSALREARNRQDIVRRVHEEAGLDLEVVSGKEEARLICLGVLHRKPPNARSLLVDIGGGSTEVAIATGEKPDDLWSLSLGSVRLTEVFDTSRKVTPKQLRLMRGFVNEVLHKTLPEQLPPLPRVALGSSGTIQAVVGYAVNDNGGNATVRQLTQSVETLAAMPPERRRKRFDPRRADIIVAGAVILEGVARHLGVESINVVNRGLRDGLLVDLLYRQDETRDDHSLADAALAIGQRFFFDEKHARQVARMSLALFDGLAALHQLPLSVRPHLEVAALLHDIGTAVSHERHHRHTYYLIHNADIPGLADREREIIARVARYHRRSQPELSHSGMAGLTPSEARRVRKLATLLRLANALDHSHHQPIRDFKVTHGRDIVTLHLHAKQPLDLELWNAEREVLHFRKVFGKRLAFQVHSAGR from the coding sequence ATGGCCCCTTCCGCCCGCCCCACGCCGCCTCCCGTCCTCGCCGCCATCGATGTGGGCACCAACGCCGTGCGCCTGGAGCTGGCCCGCCCCGACGTCGACGGCTCGCTCGAAACCCTCCACCAGGAGCGCGACCCCATCCGCCCCGGCGAGGGCGTCTTCGCCACCGGCGAGATGTCCCCGGAGACCGCCGACCGCCTCCTGTCCACCCTGCGCCGCTACGCCGCGCTCTGCCGCCGCCACAAGGCCCAGGTGCGCGCCGTCGCCACCAGCGCCCTGCGCGAGGCGCGCAACCGCCAGGACATCGTGCGCCGCGTGCACGAGGAAGCGGGCCTGGACCTGGAGGTCGTCAGCGGCAAGGAGGAGGCCCGCCTCATCTGCCTGGGCGTGCTGCACAGGAAGCCCCCCAACGCCCGCTCCCTGCTCGTGGACATCGGCGGGGGCAGCACGGAGGTGGCCATCGCCACCGGGGAGAAGCCCGACGACCTGTGGAGCCTCTCGCTGGGCTCCGTGCGCCTGACGGAGGTGTTCGACACCTCCCGCAAGGTGACGCCCAAGCAGCTGCGGCTGATGCGCGGCTTCGTCAACGAGGTGCTCCACAAGACGCTGCCCGAACAGCTCCCGCCACTGCCCCGCGTGGCGCTGGGCTCCTCCGGCACCATCCAGGCCGTGGTGGGCTACGCCGTCAACGACAACGGCGGCAACGCCACCGTGCGCCAACTCACCCAGTCCGTGGAGACGCTGGCCGCGATGCCGCCGGAGCGCCGCCGCAAGCGCTTCGACCCGCGCCGCGCGGACATCATCGTCGCTGGCGCCGTCATCCTGGAGGGCGTCGCGCGCCACCTGGGCGTGGAGTCCATCAACGTCGTCAACCGGGGCCTGCGCGACGGCCTGCTGGTGGACCTGCTCTACCGCCAGGACGAGACGCGCGACGACCACAGCCTCGCGGACGCTGCGCTCGCCATCGGGCAGCGCTTCTTCTTCGACGAGAAGCACGCCCGCCAGGTGGCCCGCATGTCCCTGGCCCTCTTCGACGGGCTGGCCGCGCTGCACCAGCTGCCCCTCTCCGTGCGCCCCCACCTGGAGGTCGCCGCGCTGCTGCACGACATCGGCACGGCGGTCAGCCACGAGCGTCACCACCGGCACACGTACTACCTCATCCACAACGCGGACATCCCCGGGCTCGCCGACCGCGAGCGGGAGATCATCGCGCGCGTCGCCCGCTACCACCGGCGCTCGCAGCCGGAGCTGTCCCACTCCGGCATGGCGGGCCTCACCCCGTCCGAAGCGCGCCGCGTGCGCAAGCTGGCCACGCTGCTGCGGCTGGCGAACGCGCTGGACCACAGCCACCACCAGCCCATCCGCGACTTCAAGGTCACGCACGGCCGCGACATCGTGACGCTGCACCTGCACGCGAAGCAGCCACTGGACCTGGAGCTGTGGAACGCGGAGCGGGAGGTGCTCCACTTCCGCAAGGTCTTCGGCAAGCGGCTCGCCTTCCAGGTGCACTCGGCCGGGCGCTAG
- a CDS encoding zinc-dependent alcohol dehydrogenase, whose translation MKAVVFHGIGDIRLDDVPEPKLKDPTDAVVRLTASAICGTDLHMIRGTMVGMKPGTVLGHEGVGVIEELGEDVRNFNVGDRVVICSTIACGNCSYCRAGYYSQCNDANPNGPAAGTAFFGGPGMTGPFDGLQAEKARIPFAHVTMVKVPDGVTDDQAILVSDIFPTGYFGAEMAEIKPGDTVAVYGCGPVGLFAIVSAKLMGAGRVFAIDCHEDRLELARMQGAEVINFEEEDPVETLKRFTAGIGVDRAIDAVGVDAMHAHHGPAAKKSKAEKPEFKREVAMVAPKTKPDGDNWVPGDGPSQAAQWAVQSLAKAGTLSIIGVYPQTMNAFPIGDAMNKNLTLRMGNCNHRKYIPRLLELVRSGTVDPTAILSHVKSMASAIDAYRNFDLRKPGWVKVELEPGATVQ comes from the coding sequence ATGAAGGCCGTCGTATTCCATGGCATTGGCGACATCCGGCTGGACGACGTCCCGGAGCCGAAGCTCAAGGACCCCACGGACGCCGTCGTCCGGCTCACGGCCAGCGCCATCTGCGGCACCGACCTGCACATGATTCGCGGCACCATGGTCGGCATGAAGCCCGGCACCGTGCTGGGCCATGAAGGCGTGGGCGTCATCGAGGAGCTGGGCGAGGACGTGCGCAACTTCAACGTGGGCGACCGCGTGGTCATCTGCTCCACCATCGCGTGCGGCAACTGCTCCTACTGCCGGGCCGGCTACTATTCCCAGTGCAACGACGCCAACCCCAACGGCCCCGCCGCGGGCACCGCCTTCTTCGGCGGCCCCGGCATGACGGGCCCCTTCGACGGCCTCCAGGCGGAGAAGGCGCGCATCCCGTTCGCGCACGTCACCATGGTGAAGGTGCCCGACGGCGTCACCGACGATCAGGCCATCCTCGTCTCCGACATCTTCCCCACCGGCTACTTCGGCGCGGAGATGGCGGAGATCAAACCCGGTGACACCGTGGCCGTGTACGGCTGCGGCCCCGTGGGCCTGTTCGCCATCGTGAGCGCGAAGCTGATGGGCGCCGGCCGCGTGTTCGCCATCGACTGCCACGAGGACCGGCTGGAGCTGGCGCGAATGCAGGGCGCGGAGGTCATCAACTTCGAGGAGGAAGACCCCGTGGAGACGCTCAAGCGCTTCACCGCGGGCATCGGCGTGGACCGCGCCATCGACGCGGTGGGCGTGGACGCCATGCACGCGCACCACGGCCCCGCCGCGAAGAAGTCCAAGGCGGAGAAGCCCGAGTTCAAGCGCGAGGTGGCCATGGTCGCCCCCAAGACGAAGCCGGACGGCGACAACTGGGTGCCGGGCGACGGGCCGTCACAGGCCGCGCAGTGGGCGGTGCAGTCGCTGGCCAAGGCCGGGACGCTGTCCATCATCGGCGTGTACCCGCAGACGATGAACGCGTTCCCCATTGGCGACGCGATGAACAAGAACCTCACCCTGCGCATGGGCAACTGCAACCACCGCAAGTACATCCCGCGCCTGCTGGAGCTGGTGCGCTCCGGCACCGTGGACCCCACCGCCATCCTGAGCCACGTGAAGTCCATGGCCTCCGCCATCGACGCCTACCGCAACTTCGACTTGCGCAAGCCGGGCTGGGTGAAGGTGGAACTGGAGCCCGGCGCCACCGTCCAGTGA
- a CDS encoding serine/threonine-protein kinase, with the protein MALVYRGLHELLQREVAIKELLPEGQRDKEALSRFRREALALAAFRHQNIVTLYDLVEKNDSLFMVMEYVDGPTLHALIKDGPLPPDVAAVIGARIASALDHAHFRRIIHRDLKPANVMLTKSGEVKLMDFGIAKDVGLEALTQQGMAVGTPSYMSPEQVTGAAIDARTDIFSLGVLLYEALSGTRPFVGKTAGEVFARIRDGKFAPLHKVAPNVPAPLARIVKRALAVKPEARFPDAAAMRRELDLFLAREVRVSHPALLVAFLRFREKLTETEALAHLTQQELGVLDVFAAPKPARRGPGKWRLAALAGGTVAAGTGLYLSQAWWMPLLEQLTR; encoded by the coding sequence ATGGCGCTCGTGTACCGCGGGCTGCATGAGCTGCTTCAGCGCGAGGTGGCCATCAAGGAGCTGCTGCCCGAAGGCCAGCGCGACAAGGAGGCCCTGTCGCGCTTCCGCCGCGAGGCCCTGGCGCTGGCCGCCTTCCGTCACCAGAACATCGTCACCCTCTACGACCTGGTGGAGAAGAACGACAGCCTCTTCATGGTGATGGAGTACGTGGACGGCCCCACCCTCCACGCCCTCATCAAGGACGGCCCGCTGCCCCCGGACGTGGCCGCCGTCATCGGCGCGCGCATCGCCAGCGCGCTGGACCATGCGCACTTCCGCCGCATCATCCACCGCGACCTCAAGCCCGCGAACGTCATGCTCACCAAGTCCGGCGAGGTGAAGCTCATGGACTTCGGCATCGCCAAGGACGTGGGCCTCGAAGCCCTCACCCAGCAGGGCATGGCCGTGGGCACGCCGTCGTACATGTCCCCGGAGCAGGTGACGGGCGCCGCCATCGACGCGCGCACGGACATCTTCTCCCTGGGCGTCCTCCTCTATGAGGCCCTCTCCGGCACCCGCCCCTTCGTGGGCAAGACGGCCGGTGAGGTGTTCGCCCGCATCCGCGACGGCAAGTTCGCGCCCCTGCACAAGGTGGCCCCCAACGTCCCCGCGCCGCTCGCGCGCATCGTGAAGCGCGCCCTGGCCGTGAAGCCGGAGGCCCGCTTCCCGGACGCCGCCGCCATGCGCCGCGAACTGGACCTGTTCCTCGCCCGCGAGGTGCGCGTGTCCCACCCCGCGCTGCTCGTGGCCTTCCTGCGCTTCCGCGAGAAGCTCACGGAGACGGAGGCCCTGGCCCACCTCACCCAGCAGGAACTGGGCGTGCTGGACGTCTTCGCCGCGCCGAAGCCCGCCAGGCGCGGCCCCGGCAAGTGGCGGCTGGCCGCGCTCGCCGGGGGCACGGTCGCCGCGGGCACCGGCCTCTACCTCTCCCAGGCTTGGTGGATGCCGCTGCTGGAGCAGCTCACCCGCTGA
- a CDS encoding DUF3396 domain-containing protein: protein MSQHLPRIRVYSQNGTLLIREGLRIHFHMPQPHSRLEHVVQKALDLYLETVGRDALGWYATEEGEWAALDDKGWRAARHELHAEGFSNVVLSDAESGAMRYRFEYHGKDLGNPARVYSPAVISSLGFWLPSEFMDERGPDSVRELALALAMDLPFSSGQAGPSFQCQLDVLGIRDESAARSLRHPGMDVSTLSTLAMELGTRVRGPSWMTFLGPPVLAELGGAEALRARLHSPDTTVQELGRDRAVVTLGPAPEAGDTEQGQTLPAYRELARVLEPWLFQTPPGPAAEQSPLITDRRSWQRRFLD from the coding sequence ATGAGCCAACACCTTCCCCGGATCCGGGTGTACTCACAAAATGGAACCCTGCTCATCCGCGAGGGATTGCGCATCCACTTCCACATGCCCCAACCGCACTCACGGCTGGAGCATGTCGTCCAGAAGGCCCTGGACCTCTATCTGGAGACCGTGGGCAGGGATGCCCTGGGCTGGTACGCCACCGAGGAAGGCGAGTGGGCGGCGCTGGATGACAAGGGGTGGCGCGCCGCGCGACATGAACTGCACGCCGAGGGCTTTTCCAACGTGGTGCTGAGCGACGCTGAGAGCGGAGCGATGCGCTATCGCTTCGAGTACCACGGCAAGGACCTTGGCAACCCCGCGCGGGTCTACAGCCCGGCGGTGATCAGCTCCCTGGGCTTCTGGCTCCCCTCCGAGTTCATGGACGAGCGGGGTCCGGACAGCGTGCGTGAGTTGGCGCTGGCCCTGGCAATGGACCTTCCCTTCTCCTCCGGTCAGGCAGGACCTTCCTTTCAATGCCAGCTCGACGTCCTGGGCATCCGCGATGAGAGCGCTGCGCGGAGCCTGCGTCATCCAGGAATGGATGTGTCCACACTCAGCACCCTGGCCATGGAACTGGGAACCCGCGTCCGAGGCCCCTCCTGGATGACCTTCCTGGGGCCGCCCGTGCTCGCGGAGCTGGGAGGCGCCGAAGCCCTTCGCGCCCGTCTTCATTCCCCGGACACCACCGTGCAGGAGCTGGGACGCGACCGCGCCGTCGTCACCCTGGGCCCGGCACCCGAGGCCGGTGACACCGAACAAGGCCAGACACTTCCCGCCTACCGGGAGCTCGCCCGCGTCCTGGAGCCCTGGCTCTTCCAGACGCCCCCTGGCCCTGCCGCGGAGCAGAGCCCCCTCATCACCGACCGACGAAGCTGGCAGCGCCGCTTCCTCGACTGA
- the queF gene encoding preQ(1) synthase, whose product MSSQPSKEVQTFPNPAPERDYEIAFDVPEFTCLCPLTGQPDFARFTIKYVPDQLCVELKSLKLYMWSYRNEGAFHEKVTNTIADDIVKAIQPRKLTVVGDFFVRGGIGTIVTVTHDKRK is encoded by the coding sequence ATGTCCTCTCAGCCGTCCAAGGAAGTCCAGACCTTCCCCAATCCCGCTCCCGAGCGCGACTACGAGATCGCCTTCGACGTTCCGGAGTTCACCTGCCTGTGCCCGCTGACGGGCCAGCCGGACTTCGCGCGCTTCACCATCAAGTACGTGCCGGATCAGCTCTGCGTGGAGCTGAAGAGCCTGAAGCTCTACATGTGGTCGTACCGCAACGAGGGCGCCTTCCACGAGAAGGTGACCAACACCATCGCGGACGACATCGTGAAGGCCATCCAGCCGCGCAAGCTCACCGTGGTGGGCGACTTCTTCGTGCGCGGCGGCATCGGCACCATCGTCACCGTCACGCACGACAAGCGGAAGTAG